The Streptococcus oralis region ATCATTTGAAAAACGTCTCCGTCTTGGCAATTGATGTTTTTCCTCTTCCAAGGTACGGATAGAAAGACTGGCCTTCCCAGTGTATTCGTCAAAATCCACCACCTGAACTTGAACTTCATCGCCAATTTTTAAAATGTCATAGATATTTTCAATAAATCCCGTCCGAATCTCCGAGATGTGAATCAGCCCTGTCACCCCTGTCTCTAACTCGACAAAGGCACCATAGGGCTGAATTCCTGTAATACGCCCGTTTAGCTTATCACCAATTTTCATTCTAGTCCTCAATTTCAATCGTTTCAATTACTACATCTTCAACTGGCTTGTCCATTGCACCAGTCTCAACAGCTGCAATGGCATCCAAGACTGCGAAAGATTCTGCGTCTACCAACTGCCCGAAAACAGTATGGCGGCGGTCAAGGTGAGGAGTCCCACCTTGTTCTGCATAAATCTCAGCGATAGGTTCAGGCCAGCCACCACGCGCAATCTCTTTCTTAGAGTATGGCAAATGTTGGTTTTGCACGATAAAGA contains the following coding sequences:
- a CDS encoding S1 RNA-binding domain-containing protein, translated to MKIGDKLNGRITGIQPYGAFVELETGVTGLIHISEIRTGFIENIYDILKIGDEVQVQVVDFDEYTGKASLSIRTLEEEKHQLPRRRRFSNDRIKHGFEPLGRMMPVWTREALEHLKKKP